From the Paenibacillus sp. FSL H8-0548 genome, one window contains:
- a CDS encoding PBP1A family penicillin-binding protein — MKKPSTRPVKNRRLPVFPIITERFLPQILKIKSWLRWTAAALILFLLVIVGTLIYLRTQSLPVAAISQTSQMVDLHGNVIDTFHAGENRRSVQLSDISHYVIDATLAIEDRRFYDHRGFDMKGMARAVMVNVQSFSARQGASTLTQQLARNLYLTHERTWQRKMKEAMYTVQLEMSYSKDEILGMYLNQIYYGHGSYGIEAAAMMYFNKHASELTLAESAMLAGIPKGPKYYSPYMNMKNAKDRQLTILQAMLEGGSITADQADAAYAEILNLEALGSGTQEGFAPYFRDYIRYIAVDKLGINEHLLNEGGITIYTTLDPTAQATAEEVIAKGIPESSEQQAALIAIDPRSGYIKAMVGGRDYKKNQYNRVFAKTRQPGSSFKPILYLAALQSGFMTPVSRYISEPTIFTYDEGRKTYEPSNYGDKYTNDLIDMRQALASSDNIYAVNTIMTIGAEKVIDAARALGIDSPMQPVPSLALGTFPVSPFEMASAFGIFASGGIHVEPIAIIRIEDRKGQVLYEAKQKTEQAITPAEAYVMTSLMESVFDDGGTASRVASIIKRPVAGKTGTTPTDAWLVGYTPELATAVWVGYDKDRKLTVAEAYRAAPIFAKFTEQALAAVPPKIFKVPEGVVNVYIDPTSGKLAEGNCPNKRLESFLSGTEPTEVCGDPAAAGEDANSKDEDAKNAGRRTWWSDLKRWWTD, encoded by the coding sequence ATGAAAAAGCCATCCACAAGACCGGTCAAGAATCGTCGCCTGCCAGTCTTTCCGATTATAACCGAGAGGTTCCTTCCTCAAATTTTGAAAATAAAAAGTTGGCTTCGCTGGACAGCAGCTGCTCTCATCCTGTTCCTGCTCGTTATCGTAGGCACACTAATCTATTTGCGCACCCAGTCACTCCCTGTCGCGGCGATCAGTCAAACCTCTCAAATGGTCGACTTGCACGGAAATGTCATTGATACGTTCCATGCGGGAGAAAACCGCCGCTCTGTACAGCTATCGGACATTTCTCATTATGTCATTGATGCTACCTTAGCGATTGAGGATCGCCGCTTCTACGATCATCGCGGCTTTGATATGAAAGGTATGGCCCGCGCGGTTATGGTAAATGTTCAGAGCTTCTCGGCAAGGCAAGGCGCAAGCACGCTCACGCAGCAGCTGGCACGCAATCTCTATTTGACGCATGAGCGAACATGGCAGCGCAAGATGAAGGAGGCCATGTACACCGTGCAGCTCGAGATGAGCTACTCCAAGGATGAGATTCTCGGCATGTATTTGAATCAAATCTATTACGGACATGGCTCCTATGGCATTGAGGCCGCAGCGATGATGTACTTCAATAAGCATGCCTCGGAGCTGACGCTTGCCGAGAGCGCGATGCTTGCCGGCATTCCGAAGGGTCCTAAATATTATTCACCCTATATGAATATGAAAAACGCCAAGGACCGCCAGCTGACGATACTGCAGGCAATGCTCGAGGGCGGCTCCATTACAGCTGATCAGGCAGATGCCGCCTATGCAGAGATTTTGAATTTAGAGGCGCTCGGATCAGGAACGCAGGAAGGCTTTGCGCCTTATTTTCGTGATTATATCCGTTACATAGCTGTCGACAAGCTTGGAATTAATGAGCATTTGCTCAACGAAGGCGGCATTACGATTTATACGACGCTGGACCCCACTGCTCAAGCGACGGCTGAGGAGGTCATTGCCAAGGGCATTCCCGAAAGCTCTGAGCAGCAAGCGGCGCTTATTGCTATCGATCCGCGCAGCGGCTATATCAAAGCGATGGTTGGCGGCAGAGACTATAAGAAGAACCAATACAATCGTGTTTTCGCCAAAACACGTCAGCCCGGCTCCTCCTTCAAGCCGATCCTGTATCTAGCTGCTTTGCAAAGCGGCTTCATGACTCCGGTATCGCGTTATATAAGCGAGCCAACGATATTCACCTACGATGAAGGACGCAAAACGTATGAGCCAAGTAATTATGGCGATAAGTATACGAACGATCTGATCGATATGCGTCAAGCACTGGCGAGCTCTGACAACATCTACGCGGTCAATACGATCATGACCATCGGCGCCGAGAAAGTTATCGATGCCGCTAGAGCGCTCGGCATTGACAGTCCTATGCAGCCAGTACCCTCGCTCGCACTTGGCACCTTCCCGGTCAGCCCGTTCGAAATGGCGTCTGCCTTTGGCATATTTGCTAGCGGCGGCATCCATGTCGAGCCGATTGCGATCATTCGTATCGAGGATCGTAAAGGCCAAGTATTATATGAAGCGAAGCAAAAGACCGAGCAGGCGATCACTCCCGCGGAAGCTTATGTCATGACCAGCTTAATGGAGAGTGTATTTGATGATGGAGGAACAGCCTCGCGAGTAGCTTCTATTATCAAGCGCCCGGTTGCCGGCAAGACAGGCACAACACCAACTGATGCATGGCTGGTCGGATATACGCCTGAGCTTGCGACAGCTGTATGGGTCGGCTATGACAAGGATCGAAAGCTGACTGTTGCAGAGGCCTACCGTGCCGCACCGATCTTCGCCAAGTTTACGGAACAGGCATTAGCCGCTGTTCCTCCGAAGATTTTCAAGGTTCCCGAAGGGGTCGTCAATGTTTACATTGATCCTACGAGCGGCAAGCTTGCCGAGGGCAATTGTCCCAACAAACGGCTGGAGTCCTTCCTAAGCGGCACTGAGCCCACTGAGGTTTGCGGCGATCCGGCTGCTGCGGGCGAGGATGCTAACAGCAAAGACGAAGATGCCAAAAACGCTGGACGCCGTACCTGGTGGAGTGACTTGAAGCGTTGGTGGACAGACTAA
- a CDS encoding cbb3-type cytochrome c oxidase subunit I: MLDKIKEFASEFFVTGDPLILGAQVSIGLSVVAILFVLTFFKKWRWLWTEWLTSVDHKKIGIMYIIASLLMLFRGGVDALLMRVQLAAPEVEFLAPDHYNQIFTTHGVIMILFMAMPLMFGLFNIVVPLLIGARDVAFPFLNSLSFWLFFMGAMLFNVSFIIGGSPDAGWLAYPPLSELSGSPGLGQDFYIWGIQISGIGSLATGINFIVTILKMRAPGMKLMQMPMFVWSVLSSCVTIIFAFPILTVTLFLLFIDRYLGAHFFTLDGGGNPMMYINLIWMWGHPEVYIVILPAFGIFSEIVSVFSKKKLFGYKSMVFALMAISFFSFFTWAHHFFTMGSGANVNAFFALTTMIIAIPTGVKIFNWLFTMYRGRIRFTTPMMWTVAFIPCFIVGGMTGVLLSVAPADFQFHNSYFLIAHFHQVLIGGVVFGYFAGLYYWWPKLFGFRLHEGLGKWAFWFWNIGFYVCFMPQYALGLMGMTRRFNEYNFDMGWQPLNVVSTVGAFLMGIAFIFQVWQIAHSIKFFKKEKDGDAWDGRTLEWSIPSPPPIYNFARLPQVTSQDEWWEEKQRIASGKPAKPLAPLEPIHMPKNSAIPFIMAVCWFIAGFGFVWDWLWMAIPGLVGVAVCMLVRSFTYDTDYYISVEEIERTEAALRGNN; encoded by the coding sequence ATGTTAGACAAAATTAAAGAATTCGCGAGCGAATTTTTCGTTACAGGCGATCCGCTTATTTTAGGGGCCCAAGTGTCTATTGGGCTCTCGGTCGTCGCGATATTATTCGTGCTCACCTTTTTCAAAAAATGGCGCTGGCTCTGGACGGAATGGCTAACTAGCGTCGATCACAAAAAAATCGGTATTATGTATATCATTGCATCCCTTCTTATGCTGTTCCGCGGTGGTGTCGATGCACTGCTAATGCGTGTTCAACTGGCTGCTCCGGAGGTCGAGTTTTTAGCCCCGGACCACTATAACCAGATATTCACCACCCACGGCGTTATCATGATCTTGTTCATGGCAATGCCGCTGATGTTCGGTTTATTCAATATCGTCGTCCCGCTATTAATCGGAGCTCGTGACGTTGCCTTTCCGTTCCTGAACTCCCTTAGCTTCTGGTTGTTCTTCATGGGAGCGATGCTGTTTAACGTTTCCTTTATTATCGGTGGATCACCCGATGCAGGCTGGCTTGCTTACCCGCCGCTCTCCGAGCTTTCGGGCAGTCCGGGTCTAGGTCAAGACTTCTATATTTGGGGTATTCAAATCTCTGGTATCGGCTCCTTGGCTACCGGGATCAACTTTATCGTTACAATCTTGAAAATGCGTGCGCCAGGCATGAAGCTTATGCAAATGCCGATGTTCGTATGGTCTGTACTCTCGTCTTGCGTAACGATTATTTTCGCTTTTCCAATATTGACCGTTACTTTGTTCCTTCTATTCATTGACCGTTATCTCGGCGCGCATTTCTTTACGCTCGATGGCGGCGGCAATCCGATGATGTATATCAACCTCATCTGGATGTGGGGACATCCTGAGGTGTACATCGTTATTTTACCTGCATTCGGGATATTCTCTGAAATCGTTTCTGTTTTCTCGAAGAAAAAGCTTTTCGGCTACAAATCAATGGTATTCGCCCTTATGGCCATCAGCTTCTTCTCATTCTTTACTTGGGCGCATCACTTCTTCACCATGGGCTCCGGCGCCAATGTCAATGCATTCTTCGCCTTAACGACGATGATCATTGCTATACCGACCGGGGTTAAAATATTCAACTGGCTGTTTACGATGTACCGCGGCCGAATTAGGTTTACAACTCCGATGATGTGGACAGTTGCGTTTATACCGTGCTTCATTGTCGGCGGGATGACTGGGGTGCTCTTGTCTGTTGCGCCTGCTGACTTCCAGTTCCATAACAGCTACTTCCTGATCGCGCATTTCCATCAGGTGCTGATCGGTGGCGTCGTGTTTGGTTATTTTGCAGGCCTTTACTACTGGTGGCCAAAATTGTTCGGTTTCCGTCTGCATGAGGGCCTTGGCAAATGGGCATTCTGGTTCTGGAACATCGGCTTCTATGTATGCTTCATGCCGCAATACGCGCTTGGCCTAATGGGTATGACACGCCGCTTTAACGAATACAACTTCGATATGGGATGGCAGCCGCTTAACGTGGTATCGACAGTTGGCGCATTCCTAATGGGCATCGCGTTTATATTCCAAGTATGGCAAATCGCGCACAGCATTAAGTTTTTCAAGAAAGAAAAGGACGGCGACGCTTGGGATGGCCGTACACTGGAATGGTCGATTCCATCTCCTCCTCCGATCTACAACTTTGCTCGCTTGCCGCAGGTTACGAGTCAAGACGAGTGGTGGGAAGAGAAGCAGCGTATTGCCAGCGGCAAGCCTGCCAAGCCATTGGCACCGCTTGAACCGATTCATATGCCTAAAAACTCCGCTATTCCATTCATTATGGCGGTGTGCTGGTTCATAGCCGGCTTCGGCTTCGTATGGGATTGGCTATGGATGGCGATACCGGGTCTAGTCGGCGTAGCCGTATGTATGCTTGTGCGTTCGTTCACCTATGATACGGATTACTATATATCTGTAGAAGAGATTGAGCGTACGGAAGCAGCATTAAGGGGGAATAACTAA
- the cyoA gene encoding ubiquinol oxidase subunit II → MRPFLRTLTPVLIMLMAVVLSGCGEQFLVLDPKGPIGESQKDLIYFSTILCSVIIIPVLILAAFIIWRYRDKPNRKASYTPNWEHSTKLEVTWWGIPIVVILILAVVTVRYTYALEPSKPIESAKEAITIEVTSLDWKWLFTYPDSGISTVNYIKIPEDVPIKFRLTSDTAMNSFWVPQLGGQIYTMSGMAMTLYLQADEQGSYYGSGANFTGEHFAQMTFKVDATSEEEYQAWIDDVKASSPALTMDGFEALTEPGVSDVQLFSSSPEGLFDKVVMQYVNGGGSAHQHHGSGAAKPAETKDDETTTESTTESHDHMSSGMETTTQNHAGH, encoded by the coding sequence ATGAGACCGTTTCTTCGTACGCTGACACCCGTTCTTATTATGCTAATGGCCGTTGTGCTTTCCGGCTGTGGCGAGCAATTTCTTGTGCTCGATCCGAAAGGGCCCATCGGCGAGTCTCAGAAAGATTTGATTTATTTTTCAACTATTTTATGTTCGGTAATTATTATTCCTGTACTTATCCTGGCAGCTTTCATTATCTGGCGGTACCGTGATAAGCCAAACAGAAAAGCTTCCTATACACCCAACTGGGAGCACAGCACGAAGCTTGAGGTTACTTGGTGGGGCATTCCGATTGTCGTTATTCTCATTTTGGCAGTCGTCACCGTTAGATACACGTATGCCCTTGAGCCCTCTAAACCGATTGAATCGGCTAAAGAGGCCATAACGATTGAAGTAACATCGCTAGACTGGAAATGGCTGTTCACCTATCCAGATTCGGGTATTTCAACGGTCAATTACATTAAAATCCCTGAGGATGTGCCCATTAAGTTTAGACTAACGTCTGACACGGCAATGAACTCCTTCTGGGTTCCGCAGCTTGGCGGTCAAATCTATACGATGTCAGGTATGGCTATGACCCTATATCTGCAAGCAGATGAACAAGGCAGCTATTATGGCTCCGGAGCAAACTTTACAGGGGAACACTTTGCGCAAATGACCTTTAAAGTAGACGCTACCTCAGAGGAAGAATATCAAGCCTGGATAGACGACGTGAAAGCTTCTTCTCCTGCTCTTACGATGGATGGCTTTGAAGCGCTGACTGAACCAGGCGTGTCTGACGTGCAGCTATTCTCCAGCTCCCCTGAAGGCTTGTTTGATAAAGTCGTCATGCAATATGTAAACGGCGGTGGCAGTGCTCATCAGCATCATGGCAGCGGGGCAGCTAAGCCTGCAGAAACCAAGGATGACGAAACAACAACGGAATCCACTACCGAATCGCATGATCATATGTCCAGCGGCATGGAAACTACTACTCAAAACCATGCGGGTCATTAA